One genomic window of Ruminococcus gauvreauii includes the following:
- a CDS encoding GntR family transcriptional regulator, producing MIVLDYQDRRPLYEQITEKLQMLIIKGVLKENEQMPSVRNLAMELSINPNTIQRAYGLLEQQGYIYPIKGRGNFVSSRKNFITERRRCFFDDLDMLLEQGYDLGIEKTDMYSHVDTIYKEGRR from the coding sequence ATGATTGTGTTGGATTATCAGGATCGCAGGCCGCTTTACGAACAGATTACCGAGAAACTGCAGATGTTGATTATTAAAGGGGTTTTAAAGGAAAACGAGCAGATGCCGTCTGTCAGAAATCTGGCCATGGAATTGTCAATCAATCCGAACACTATCCAGAGGGCGTATGGGCTTCTTGAGCAGCAGGGATATATCTATCCCATTAAAGGACGGGGAAACTTTGTCTCTTCCAGGAAGAATTTTATTACCGAGAGAAGACGCTGCTTCTTTGATGACCTGGATATGCTGCTTGAGCAGGGATATGATTTGGGAATTGAGAAGACAGACATGTATTCTCATGTAGATACAATCTATAAGGAGGGGAGACGATGA
- a CDS encoding DUF1540 domain-containing protein: MPVLSCAATTCIYNKDELCSRGEIKVAGDDARHPDDTCCASFVERSDSMSNSADEGCGCTTIDIRCEACKCTFNDHEKCTAREIGIEGSNACSCEETECGSFRCENC, encoded by the coding sequence ATGCCAGTATTAAGTTGTGCAGCGACAACATGCATTTACAACAAAGACGAACTCTGCTCAAGAGGAGAAATCAAGGTCGCAGGTGACGACGCACGTCATCCGGACGACACCTGCTGTGCAAGCTTTGTGGAGCGCAGTGATTCCATGAGCAACAGCGCGGACGAGGGCTGCGGATGTACAACCATCGATATCCGCTGTGAGGCATGTAAATGTACATTTAATGACCATGAAAAATGTACAGCAAGAGAAATCGGAATCGAAGGCTCCAACGCCTGTTCCTGTGAAGAGACAGAGTGCGGAAGCTTTCGCTGTGAAAATTGCTGA
- a CDS encoding HAD family hydrolase, which produces MREFKAAIFDLDGTLLDSMGVWETVDIEFLGKRNLDLPEDYLEAVTPMGFEAAADYTVKRFGLKEDPEAIIQEWYSMAKDAYRNTVALKPNVREYLGLLKERGVRIAAATSSDEELFKPALVNNGIDGYFEHIVTVRDVTRGKGYPDIYEEAAARMQVKPKESAVFEDILKGIEGARAGGFLAVGVYDRYSEYEKEAMIALADRYIYDFGELMEGEYNI; this is translated from the coding sequence ATGAGAGAATTTAAAGCGGCAATCTTTGACCTGGACGGCACACTTCTGGATTCGATGGGAGTCTGGGAAACGGTCGATATCGAATTTTTAGGGAAACGGAACCTTGACCTGCCCGAAGACTATCTTGAGGCGGTCACACCGATGGGATTTGAGGCGGCGGCAGACTATACAGTGAAGCGCTTTGGACTGAAGGAAGATCCGGAAGCGATCATACAGGAATGGTATTCCATGGCGAAAGATGCCTATCGAAATACCGTTGCACTGAAACCGAATGTCCGGGAATATCTCGGACTGCTGAAGGAAAGAGGCGTTCGGATTGCGGCGGCTACCTCGTCGGATGAGGAACTGTTTAAACCGGCGCTTGTCAATAATGGTATTGACGGGTACTTTGAACACATCGTCACAGTCCGCGATGTAACACGCGGTAAAGGGTATCCGGATATCTATGAGGAGGCAGCTGCCAGAATGCAGGTGAAACCAAAGGAGAGCGCGGTATTTGAGGATATTTTAAAAGGAATCGAGGGAGCCAGGGCAGGCGGCTTTCTTGCGGTCGGCGTCTACGACCGGTATTCAGAATACGAAAAGGAAGCCATGATCGCACTTGCCGACCGCTATATCTACGACTTTGGTGAATTGATGGAAGGAGAATATAATATCTGA
- the cytX gene encoding putative hydroxymethylpyrimidine transporter CytX, giving the protein MEAKKTSTLGNGLIWFGAAVSIAEILTGTYIAPLGMQKGMAAILLGHLIGCLLFCLAGLIGGQTGKSAMETVKMSFGSKGALLFAVLNVLQLVGWTAIMIINGAQATTVITGKLWGIDQTWIWCLAIGALIILWVTIGIKNIGKLNYIAMGALFILTIILSTVVFKGTPAASVENSLSFGAAVELSAAMPLSWLPLISDYTRDAKKPCQATVVSTLVYFAGSCWMYAIGMGAAVFTGETQISNIMLQAGLGIAGVLILVVSTVTTTFLDAFSAGVSAESISRRLKEKPMAIGVAVVGILLSIFTPIQSFEGFLYLIGSVFAPMIAIQIADYFILKRRSDACSADWVNLVLWGIGFLIYRMFMRIDTPVGQTLPVMLVIIALCVLVRKIGVFQKKADGGV; this is encoded by the coding sequence GTGGAAGCAAAGAAGACATCGACGCTGGGCAATGGACTGATCTGGTTCGGAGCCGCCGTGTCGATCGCTGAGATACTGACGGGTACCTATATTGCACCGCTTGGCATGCAGAAAGGGATGGCTGCCATCCTGCTCGGGCATCTGATCGGATGCCTGCTGTTCTGCCTGGCCGGGCTGATCGGAGGCCAGACGGGGAAAAGCGCGATGGAGACCGTTAAAATGTCATTCGGAAGCAAAGGCGCACTGCTGTTTGCTGTTCTGAATGTGCTGCAGCTGGTGGGATGGACTGCCATCATGATCATCAACGGAGCACAGGCGACGACTGTGATAACGGGAAAACTGTGGGGGATTGACCAGACATGGATCTGGTGTCTGGCGATCGGAGCGCTGATCATCTTATGGGTCACCATCGGCATTAAAAATATCGGTAAACTGAATTATATCGCTATGGGTGCGTTGTTTATACTGACGATTATTTTAAGCACGGTCGTATTCAAAGGCACACCTGCGGCGTCCGTGGAGAATAGTCTCAGTTTTGGTGCGGCCGTTGAACTGAGTGCGGCGATGCCGCTGTCCTGGCTGCCGCTGATCTCGGACTACACGCGGGATGCGAAGAAACCGTGCCAGGCCACCGTGGTCAGTACGCTCGTGTATTTTGCGGGCAGCTGCTGGATGTATGCCATTGGAATGGGAGCAGCCGTCTTTACCGGAGAAACACAGATCTCGAACATCATGCTTCAGGCAGGGCTCGGAATCGCCGGTGTTCTCATCCTGGTGGTATCCACGGTGACAACAACGTTTCTTGATGCATTTTCAGCGGGTGTGAGCGCAGAGAGCATATCGCGGAGGCTGAAGGAAAAGCCGATGGCGATCGGTGTGGCGGTTGTCGGTATTTTACTGTCCATCTTTACCCCGATTCAGAGCTTTGAAGGTTTCCTCTATCTGATCGGGTCTGTCTTTGCACCGATGATCGCCATTCAGATCGCGGATTATTTCATCCTGAAACGCAGAAGTGATGCCTGCAGTGCGGACTGGGTGAACCTGGTTCTCTGGGGTATCGGGTTTCTCATCTACCGGATGTTCATGAGAATTGACACGCCGGTCGGTCAGACATTGCCCGTCATGCTGGTCATCATCGCGTTATGCGTCCTTGTTCGGAAGATTGGTGTATTTCAGAAAAAGGCTGACGGAGGTGTTTAA
- the thrS gene encoding threonine--tRNA ligase: MMQITLKDGTVKEYEQALSVYDIALDISEGLARAATAGAVNGEVVDLRTVVDSDCTLSILTANDPEGLAALRHTTSHVLAEAVKRLYPEAKLAIGPSIDTGFYYDFDSQSFTREDLDAIEKEMKKIIKEGARLERFTLPRAEAIAFMREKDEPYKVELIEDLPEDAVISFYSQGDFVDLCAGPHLMSTKSIRAFKLISSSGAYWRGSEKNKMLTRIYGTAFAKKDELKVYLEQLEEAKKRDHNKLGREMEIFTTVDVVGQGLPLIMPNGVTIIQTLQRWVEDEEEKRGYIRTKTPLMAKKDLYVISDHWNHYKEGMFVLGDEEKDEEVYALRPMTCPFQYYVYKAKQHSYRELPLRYGETSTLFRNEDSGEMHGLTRVRQFTISEGHLIIRPDQVEEEFKGCVDLAKYCMTTLGLQDDVTYRLSLWDPSNQEKYLGTEEMWNEVQDTMRQILGHIGIDFTEAEGEAAFYGPKLDIQAKNVYGKEDTMITIQLDMFLAERFDMSFVDRDGEKKRPYIIHRTAMGCYERTLAWLIEKYAGLFPTWLCPEQVRVLPISEKYQDYAAKVEAQLKENGIRCSADNRSEKIGYKIREARLQKIPYMLVVGAQEEEEGVVSVRSRYLGDEGQKTLDSFIDGICREIRTKEIRRIEVEN, translated from the coding sequence ATCATGCAGATTACATTGAAAGATGGAACGGTGAAGGAATATGAGCAGGCGCTGTCGGTCTATGACATAGCCCTTGATATCAGCGAGGGTCTGGCACGGGCGGCGACGGCCGGTGCTGTGAATGGTGAGGTTGTGGACCTGAGGACGGTCGTGGATTCGGACTGTACGCTAAGCATCCTGACGGCGAATGACCCGGAAGGTCTTGCGGCACTTCGCCATACGACGTCCCATGTACTGGCGGAAGCGGTGAAGCGCCTGTATCCGGAAGCGAAGCTGGCGATCGGACCGTCCATCGATACCGGATTTTACTATGATTTTGACAGCCAGTCTTTTACCAGAGAAGATCTGGATGCAATCGAAAAGGAAATGAAGAAGATCATAAAAGAGGGAGCCAGGCTGGAGCGCTTCACACTGCCGAGAGCGGAAGCGATCGCTTTTATGCGGGAGAAGGATGAGCCGTATAAAGTCGAGCTGATCGAAGATCTCCCGGAGGACGCGGTGATCTCATTCTATTCACAGGGAGACTTTGTCGACCTCTGTGCAGGACCGCACCTGATGAGCACGAAATCCATCAGGGCGTTCAAACTGATCTCCTCATCAGGGGCGTACTGGAGAGGCAGTGAGAAGAATAAGATGCTGACCCGTATCTATGGAACGGCATTTGCGAAAAAGGATGAACTGAAAGTATATCTTGAGCAGCTGGAGGAGGCGAAAAAACGAGATCACAACAAACTGGGGCGTGAGATGGAGATCTTTACGACAGTTGACGTGGTTGGACAGGGGCTGCCGCTGATCATGCCGAACGGTGTAACGATCATTCAGACGCTGCAGCGCTGGGTCGAGGACGAGGAAGAAAAACGCGGCTATATCCGAACGAAGACTCCGCTGATGGCAAAAAAAGACCTGTATGTGATTTCTGATCACTGGAATCACTATAAAGAAGGGATGTTTGTGCTGGGGGATGAAGAGAAGGATGAGGAAGTCTATGCACTCCGTCCCATGACATGCCCGTTCCAGTACTATGTATACAAGGCAAAACAGCACAGTTACCGTGAGCTGCCGCTGCGCTACGGTGAGACATCCACACTCTTTCGAAATGAAGATTCCGGGGAGATGCACGGCCTGACGCGTGTCCGGCAGTTTACGATCTCAGAAGGCCATCTGATTATACGTCCCGACCAGGTCGAGGAAGAATTCAAAGGCTGCGTGGATCTGGCAAAATACTGCATGACGACGCTCGGTCTCCAGGACGATGTGACATACCGTCTCTCACTCTGGGATCCCAGTAATCAGGAGAAATATCTCGGAACGGAAGAGATGTGGAATGAAGTGCAGGATACGATGCGCCAGATCCTGGGTCATATCGGCATTGATTTCACGGAGGCAGAAGGGGAAGCGGCATTCTACGGACCGAAACTGGATATTCAGGCGAAGAACGTATACGGCAAAGAAGATACCATGATCACGATCCAGCTGGATATGTTCCTGGCAGAACGCTTTGACATGAGTTTTGTTGACCGGGACGGAGAGAAGAAGCGTCCGTATATCATTCACCGCACAGCGATGGGATGCTATGAGAGAACGCTGGCATGGCTGATCGAGAAATATGCCGGACTGTTCCCGACGTGGTTATGTCCGGAACAGGTGCGCGTGCTTCCGATTTCTGAAAAGTATCAGGATTATGCGGCAAAAGTGGAGGCACAGCTGAAAGAGAACGGCATCCGCTGCTCCGCGGACAACCGAAGTGAAAAGATCGGTTATAAGATACGGGAAGCCAGGCTTCAGAAGATTCCTTATATGCTGGTCGTGGGCGCACAGGAAGAGGAAGAAGGGGTAGTCTCAGTCAGGAGCCGCTATCTCGGGGATGAAGGGCAGAAGACTTTGGATTCCTTTATTGACGGTATCTGCCGCGAAATCCGCACAAAGGAAATCCGCAGAATTGAAGTTGAAAATTAA
- a CDS encoding SEC-C metal-binding domain-containing protein, producing MSLLEQWRKIAYDQNADKGKLQKFWAEYFLVEKGIYEQLLAEPDEVVTGTVKELAEKYEIDVMTMVGFLDGINDSLKEANPIEEMDEDTTVNLGFDKELLYKNMVDAKADWLYELPAWKEIFTEEHLKELYLEQKKSGTIVKGHKVGRNDPCPCGSGKKYKKCCGK from the coding sequence ATGAGTTTATTAGAACAGTGGAGAAAAATTGCGTATGATCAGAACGCAGATAAGGGGAAACTCCAGAAATTCTGGGCAGAATATTTCCTGGTTGAAAAAGGAATTTACGAACAGCTTCTTGCGGAGCCGGACGAGGTTGTGACCGGAACAGTAAAAGAGCTGGCGGAGAAATATGAGATCGATGTGATGACGATGGTCGGTTTCCTGGACGGTATCAATGACAGCCTGAAGGAAGCGAATCCAATCGAAGAGATGGATGAGGATACCACCGTCAATCTGGGATTTGATAAAGAACTGCTGTATAAAAACATGGTTGATGCGAAAGCTGACTGGCTGTATGAACTCCCGGCATGGAAGGAAATCTTCACGGAAGAGCATTTAAAAGAGCTGTACCTGGAACAGAAGAAATCCGGTACGATCGTAAAAGGACACAAAGTCGGAAGAAACGATCCATGTCCGTGCGGCAGCGGTAAAAAATACAAAAAATGCTGCGGTAAGTAA
- the thiD gene encoding bifunctional hydroxymethylpyrimidine kinase/phosphomethylpyrimidine kinase: MKTVLTIAGSDSSGGAGIQADIKTVTAHGLYAMSAVTALTAQNTTGVYGIMEVTPEFLANQLDCIFKDIYPDAVKIGMVSSAALIEVIADKLKEYGAQHIVTDPVMVSTSGSRLLAEDAAETLVHTLIPLAEVITPNIPEAEVLCGMEIKTAADMEKAAVKIADFTNGAVLIKGGHDLNDANDLLYANGSFNWLNGERISNPNTHGTGCTLSSAIACGLAKGDTLTDSVTSAKAYISGALRANLNLGHGSGPLNHMFMI; this comes from the coding sequence ATGAAGACAGTATTGACGATTGCGGGCAGTGATTCGAGCGGAGGAGCCGGCATTCAGGCGGATATCAAGACAGTCACGGCACACGGGCTGTATGCGATGAGTGCGGTTACGGCACTGACGGCACAGAATACCACGGGAGTCTATGGGATCATGGAGGTGACGCCGGAATTTCTGGCAAACCAGCTCGACTGCATTTTTAAAGATATATATCCGGACGCTGTAAAGATCGGAATGGTATCTTCGGCGGCGCTGATTGAGGTGATCGCTGATAAATTAAAAGAATACGGGGCGCAGCATATCGTGACGGATCCCGTGATGGTATCGACGAGCGGAAGCCGGCTGCTGGCCGAGGATGCCGCTGAGACTCTCGTTCATACGCTGATCCCGCTCGCGGAGGTGATCACGCCGAATATACCGGAGGCGGAGGTGCTATGCGGGATGGAAATAAAAACAGCGGCGGATATGGAGAAGGCGGCTGTGAAGATCGCAGATTTCACAAATGGAGCGGTATTGATAAAGGGCGGCCATGACCTGAATGATGCCAATGACCTGCTGTATGCAAACGGCAGTTTCAATTGGCTGAACGGTGAGCGTATCAGCAATCCAAACACTCACGGAACCGGGTGCACGCTGTCCTCTGCGATCGCGTGCGGCCTGGCAAAGGGTGACACGCTGACGGACAGTGTAACATCTGCAAAAGCATACATATCGGGGGCACTGCGCGCTAACCTCAATCTGGGGCATGGCAGCGGACCGCTCAATCACATGTTTATGATCTGA
- a CDS encoding ABC transporter ATP-binding protein: protein MIEIKNIRKQFGDVQAIHDMSADIREGAVFGLVGTNGAGKSTFLRIVSGILKPDTGEVLIDGTPVYENTAAKEKLFFISDDQYYFPNASAKDMMDYYAMIYQDFDRRKFKEYLEKFGLDMERKINTFSKGMKRQVSVLLGVCANTKYLLCDETFDGLDPVMRQAVKSMFVSEIMGRDFTPVIASHNLRELEDICDHVGLLHQGGILFSRDLEEMKCMIHKVQCVVPVTADEEMLLKELEVLQCVRSGSLLTITARGSKSEILERVESKNPLFCEILPLTLEEIFISETEVAGYDIKNLIF, encoded by the coding sequence ATGATTGAAATTAAGAATATCCGCAAACAGTTCGGCGATGTACAGGCGATACATGATATGAGCGCAGACATTCGCGAGGGGGCAGTTTTTGGACTGGTCGGAACGAACGGTGCCGGGAAAAGTACATTTCTGAGAATTGTCAGCGGTATTTTAAAACCGGATACCGGAGAAGTGCTGATCGATGGAACGCCCGTATATGAGAACACGGCTGCGAAAGAAAAGCTGTTCTTCATCTCGGACGATCAGTATTATTTTCCGAACGCTTCTGCGAAAGATATGATGGATTATTATGCGATGATCTATCAGGACTTTGACAGGAGGAAGTTCAAAGAATATCTGGAAAAATTCGGGCTGGATATGGAAAGAAAGATCAATACGTTTTCGAAGGGGATGAAACGGCAGGTATCGGTACTGCTCGGGGTATGTGCCAACACGAAGTATCTGCTGTGTGACGAGACGTTTGACGGACTTGATCCGGTCATGCGCCAGGCGGTCAAAAGCATGTTTGTGTCGGAGATCATGGGCAGGGATTTTACACCGGTGATCGCGTCCCACAATCTTCGGGAGCTGGAAGATATCTGTGACCATGTCGGGCTTCTTCACCAGGGAGGAATCCTGTTTTCTAGAGACCTGGAAGAGATGAAATGCATGATCCATAAAGTGCAGTGCGTCGTTCCGGTGACGGCTGACGAGGAGATGCTGCTCAAGGAACTGGAGGTGCTGCAGTGCGTAAGGAGCGGTTCTCTGTTGACTATTACTGCCAGAGGGTCAAAAAGTGAGATTCTGGAGCGGGTGGAATCCAAAAATCCACTGTTCTGCGAGATACTTCCTCTGACGTTGGAAGAAATCTTTATCAGTGAAACGGAGGTGGCAGGATATGACATCAAAAATCTCATTTTTTAA
- a CDS encoding phosphatase has translation MRDVLDAHTHTIVSGHAYNTMTEMMQAAAEKKLELLAITDHAPAMPGSTHPYYFSNSDMIDREYYREKFGGTTRYLIGVELNILPGGDIDLGPKDLAKMDVAIASIHPPCYPCRDADENTRVYLRVMENPCIHIIGHPDDGRFPVHMEALVEGAKKAGKVLELNNHSLDPRTTRRGARDIDRRMLQLCKEYGQPVIVSSDAHTNTEIGNHAAAYQLLEETGFPENLVLNTSVSLFLKYTNLPNKDA, from the coding sequence ATGAGAGACGTATTAGACGCACATACACACACCATCGTAAGCGGACACGCATACAACACCATGACAGAGATGATGCAGGCTGCAGCCGAAAAGAAGCTGGAACTGCTTGCGATCACCGACCACGCCCCGGCAATGCCCGGCAGCACCCATCCGTATTATTTCAGCAATTCCGATATGATCGACCGGGAATATTACCGGGAGAAATTCGGCGGCACCACCCGCTACCTGATCGGTGTTGAACTGAACATCCTGCCGGGCGGCGATATCGACCTCGGTCCGAAAGACCTGGCGAAAATGGACGTCGCCATCGCCAGCATCCACCCGCCGTGCTACCCGTGCCGTGATGCAGACGAGAATACACGCGTCTATCTGCGCGTCATGGAAAACCCCTGTATCCATATCATCGGTCATCCGGATGACGGCCGTTTTCCTGTGCACATGGAAGCACTGGTGGAGGGAGCAAAAAAAGCCGGCAAGGTTCTGGAGCTGAACAATCACTCTCTCGATCCGAGAACCACACGCCGCGGTGCCCGCGATATCGACCGCAGGATGCTGCAGCTCTGCAAGGAATACGGCCAGCCGGTCATCGTCAGCAGCGATGCCCATACGAATACCGAGATCGGCAATCACGCAGCCGCTTATCAGTTGCTTGAAGAAACCGGTTTTCCGGAAAATCTTGTATTAAACACCTCCGTCAGCCTTTTTCTGAAATACACCAATCTTCCGAACAAGGACGCATAA
- a CDS encoding DUF6449 domain-containing protein: MTSKISFFKMVRSDMKRRIWVMALLFLGFFIVLPLGCMLKVGNYQRMLADGGIKAADLFEMTARYVSADNYLVAAGIIVSAVLAAFTGFSYLQSKNKLDLFHSMPVKRETLFGIQYISGLFIFLIPYGVNILLMLIVCITRTVCTAAVMNSFIVGIFIQLFYFLLFYHVVIIAIVMTGRILVGVFGTIVFFGYAPALQAVVCGYYQMYFDTFYMSGDSLFHKILGYLSPVTMYINHMTVFYENEQNSISVLLENWFMLAAVIVIAAVLLAAALWLYKKRPSEAALHSMVFPKSKPVIKVLLLTVLSAACGLFFASMAMEAVDFWVAFGIVFGTVILHCIVEVIYSYEFKKVLSQKMTFFISLGIVLLFAAVFRFDIFGYDTRIPGENKIESMAVSVNGLDDYMNYYEQTDGQLHSYTMDQYRFKYGKMKDIETAYKLAELGVENEKSQSYKDSKDSNWSFVNVQFVLKGGGVKYRSYHIEDEELETLIPSLYDTPGFKEGEYPLMNMNIQNPAIKQVELSDGYHASEIMNITKEDAQKLLSVYQHELKEASSEDLKPEAVIGVLDFYKDSYEELATAYCVYENFTETRSLLGQLGYEMQGKPELSEVEQITIYNYTEDYSMRTADYSAFSSVNEDGSLTFTDAEDIRDIMESAILNRNSTLYEEMGYNISVVTERTVAGKNKESSYYTFRKGMVPDCVTEAFERVAEEIEKSPSKG; encoded by the coding sequence ATGACATCAAAAATCTCATTTTTTAAAATGGTACGCAGTGATATGAAGCGAAGGATATGGGTCATGGCGCTTCTGTTTCTGGGCTTCTTTATCGTACTGCCTCTCGGCTGCATGCTGAAAGTCGGAAATTACCAGAGAATGCTGGCCGACGGCGGGATCAAAGCTGCGGATCTGTTTGAGATGACGGCGCGCTATGTCAGTGCGGATAACTATCTGGTTGCGGCGGGAATCATAGTGAGCGCTGTGCTGGCTGCATTTACAGGCTTTTCCTACCTGCAGTCGAAAAATAAACTGGACCTGTTCCACAGCATGCCCGTGAAGCGGGAGACTCTGTTCGGGATACAGTATATCAGCGGACTGTTCATCTTTCTGATTCCGTACGGAGTCAATATCCTGCTAATGCTGATCGTATGTATCACACGCACGGTCTGCACAGCTGCAGTGATGAACAGTTTCATTGTCGGTATTTTCATTCAGCTGTTCTATTTTCTGCTGTTTTATCATGTGGTGATTATTGCGATTGTGATGACCGGGAGAATTCTGGTCGGCGTGTTCGGGACTATCGTATTCTTCGGCTATGCTCCTGCGCTGCAGGCAGTCGTATGCGGGTATTATCAGATGTATTTTGATACGTTTTATATGTCCGGTGACAGCCTGTTTCACAAAATACTGGGATATCTGTCGCCGGTTACCATGTACATCAACCACATGACAGTCTTCTATGAAAATGAGCAGAACAGTATCTCTGTTCTGCTGGAGAACTGGTTCATGCTGGCTGCCGTCATTGTGATTGCTGCGGTTCTTCTGGCTGCCGCGCTTTGGCTGTACAAGAAGCGCCCGTCGGAAGCGGCACTTCACTCCATGGTATTCCCGAAGTCAAAACCGGTGATCAAAGTATTGCTGCTGACGGTTCTCTCTGCGGCATGCGGCCTGTTTTTTGCGAGCATGGCAATGGAGGCGGTGGATTTCTGGGTGGCGTTTGGCATCGTATTCGGAACCGTCATTCTCCATTGTATTGTGGAAGTGATCTATTCCTATGAATTTAAAAAAGTCCTGTCTCAGAAGATGACATTTTTCATCTCGCTTGGCATCGTGCTGTTGTTTGCGGCAGTATTCCGTTTTGACATTTTTGGCTATGATACGAGGATACCCGGGGAGAATAAGATTGAGTCGATGGCGGTGTCTGTAAACGGGCTGGACGATTACATGAACTATTATGAACAGACGGATGGTCAGCTTCATTCCTATACGATGGATCAGTACCGGTTTAAATACGGAAAGATGAAAGATATCGAGACGGCATACAAGCTTGCCGAGCTGGGTGTTGAAAATGAGAAGTCACAGAGTTATAAAGATTCCAAGGATAGTAACTGGTCATTTGTAAACGTACAGTTTGTACTGAAGGGAGGCGGCGTGAAGTACCGCAGCTACCATATTGAGGACGAGGAGCTGGAAACTCTGATCCCGTCGCTGTACGATACCCCGGGATTCAAAGAGGGCGAATATCCGCTCATGAATATGAATATCCAGAATCCGGCGATCAAACAGGTAGAGCTGAGCGATGGATATCATGCAAGTGAGATCATGAATATCACAAAGGAGGATGCACAGAAACTCCTGTCGGTGTATCAGCATGAGCTCAAAGAGGCGTCTTCTGAGGACTTGAAGCCGGAAGCTGTGATCGGGGTTTTGGATTTTTATAAGGATTCCTATGAGGAGCTTGCCACAGCATACTGTGTATATGAAAACTTTACAGAGACACGCAGTCTGCTTGGCCAACTGGGATACGAGATGCAGGGGAAACCGGAATTGTCGGAGGTGGAGCAGATCACCATTTACAATTATACGGAAGATTATTCAATGCGGACGGCCGATTACTCTGCATTCAGTTCGGTAAATGAGGACGGTTCGCTGACGTTCACTGATGCGGAGGATATCCGGGACATTATGGAGAGTGCGATCCTGAACAGAAACAGCACTTTATACGAAGAGATGGGATATAACATCAGTGTGGTTACAGAACGGACAGTTGCCGGCAAAAACAAGGAATCATCATATTATACGTTCAGGAAAGGCATGGTCCCTGACTGTGTGACGGAGGCATTCGAAAGGGTGGCGGAAGAAATAGAAAAATCGCCCAGTAAAGGTTGA